A single Bdellovibrio sp. ArHS DNA region contains:
- a CDS encoding mobile mystery protein B has product MKIQSPPGATPLDDETLLGLIPGLTTHSELDEYEAAGIARALLWAYGSRTLKKDLLSASGLCLLHKKMFQDTWAWAGTFRRRETNIGVTPERIQNELGLLLGDVKYWLAHDTFSVEEIVARFHHRLVWIHPFPNGNGRFSRLAADLLMEQVGQSRPTWGKANLGKMGQKRAQYIHSLQIADRSGSYAPLMEFMKS; this is encoded by the coding sequence ATGAAAATTCAAAGTCCTCCAGGGGCCACTCCTCTCGACGATGAAACTTTGCTGGGATTGATTCCCGGTCTGACAACGCACTCCGAGTTGGACGAGTATGAGGCCGCTGGAATTGCTCGCGCTCTTCTTTGGGCTTATGGCAGTCGTACATTGAAGAAAGATCTTCTTTCGGCTTCCGGTCTTTGTCTTCTGCATAAAAAAATGTTTCAAGACACCTGGGCTTGGGCCGGTACTTTTCGTCGACGTGAAACAAACATTGGTGTCACCCCCGAAAGAATTCAGAACGAACTGGGGCTTCTTTTAGGTGACGTCAAATATTGGTTGGCACATGACACTTTTTCGGTCGAAGAAATTGTGGCCCGGTTTCATCACCGCCTGGTATGGATTCACCCATTTCCGAATGGCAACGGCCGTTTTTCTCGTCTTGCCGCTGACTTGCTTATGGAGCAGGTTGGGCAGTCGAGACCCACTTGGGGAAAGGCAAATCTGGGAAAAATGGGACAAAAAAGAGCCCAGTATATTCACTCACTTCAAATCGCCGATCGCAGTGGAAGCTACGCACCGCTTATGGAATTTATGAAAAGCTAG
- a CDS encoding HD domain-containing phosphohydrolase, with protein MDMNNNQEDYVAVSRDEFVAGMQVPVDIFLKLSETNYVMILKEGAKVHFDQMHFPEKAEWLYVRRSDYHKCVGQSLSIAGIVLESDKISFEKKTVFLSKAADSIFKEIEHLGFDHQALEHSKIVSRSIQTLVDNKPDISAVINMMSNLNDELIRHAMMVSAISVIIARNMKWTLAQNLEKLALGALLHDVGMKELPDEILDTPRHAMSREQTAAYESHVYRGVEILRSMPSISDDIISIVLEHHENAPGQGYPRRLRDIKMNPFARVVALADCFADVVMESVNNPHPKTPIQAVAYIEITLGQPFHKPAFQALKQALQGPAAIAVKKVI; from the coding sequence ATGGATATGAATAACAATCAGGAAGATTACGTCGCGGTATCAAGGGATGAGTTTGTCGCCGGCATGCAAGTGCCTGTGGATATCTTTCTTAAGCTCTCTGAAACTAATTATGTGATGATTTTGAAAGAAGGAGCCAAGGTGCACTTCGATCAAATGCACTTTCCTGAAAAGGCGGAATGGCTGTATGTTCGACGCAGTGACTATCACAAATGCGTGGGACAAAGTCTCAGTATTGCCGGTATCGTGTTGGAAAGTGATAAAATAAGTTTCGAAAAAAAGACCGTCTTTTTATCCAAAGCGGCGGACTCGATCTTTAAAGAGATTGAACATCTGGGGTTCGATCATCAAGCCTTAGAACATTCCAAAATTGTCAGTCGTTCCATCCAAACATTGGTGGACAATAAGCCGGATATCTCCGCAGTTATCAACATGATGTCCAACCTCAATGACGAATTGATCCGCCATGCGATGATGGTCTCAGCGATTTCGGTGATCATTGCGCGAAATATGAAATGGACGCTAGCGCAGAATCTGGAAAAATTAGCTCTGGGGGCTTTGTTGCACGATGTGGGGATGAAAGAGCTTCCAGATGAAATTCTGGATACTCCTAGACATGCTATGAGCCGTGAACAAACGGCGGCTTATGAGTCCCACGTGTACCGTGGCGTGGAAATCCTGCGAAGTATGCCTTCCATCTCGGATGACATCATCTCGATTGTTCTGGAACATCATGAAAATGCGCCGGGGCAGGGATATCCGCGCCGATTGCGCGACATTAAAATGAATCCGTTTGCAAGAGTGGTGGCTTTAGCGGACTGCTTTGCTGATGTGGTGATGGAGTCTGTGAATAATCCCCATCCTAAAACACCGATTCAGGCGGTGGCCTATATCGAAATCACCTTGGGGCAGCCGTTTCATAAGCCGGCATTTCAGGCGTTGAAGCAGGCCCTGCAAGGACCTGCCGCCATCGCCGTCAAAAAAGTGATTTAG
- a CDS encoding tyrosine-protein phosphatase, whose translation MRLEGGINFRDLGGYETFDGRKVRKGFFFRSGSLSRLTPQDCEYLKAFSIQHIVDYRDQHEAEKDRDVLWEGVQYECCPANPSSHATTADHKDFFTSESLEALPTDYMESLYRQLPFGNVAYQKLFHKVESLNDGALVQHCAVGKDRTGVGSALLLLSLGVPQQTVLHDYLITEQTLLPFKLKILATIEPRISAKAKERFEYMMSAQEDFLQTALQEITSRYGSYDAFFEREYALTAVERDQWKSRFLE comes from the coding sequence ATGAGACTTGAAGGCGGCATTAATTTTAGAGACCTCGGCGGTTATGAAACTTTTGACGGACGCAAAGTTCGTAAAGGCTTCTTTTTTCGTTCGGGCTCTTTGTCGCGCTTGACCCCTCAGGATTGTGAGTATCTGAAGGCCTTTTCTATTCAGCACATCGTGGATTATCGGGATCAGCACGAGGCAGAAAAGGACCGCGATGTTTTGTGGGAGGGCGTGCAGTATGAATGCTGTCCTGCCAACCCCAGCAGTCATGCGACCACCGCGGATCACAAAGATTTTTTTACTTCCGAAAGCTTGGAGGCCTTGCCGACAGATTATATGGAATCGCTGTACCGACAACTTCCTTTTGGCAATGTGGCTTATCAAAAGCTGTTTCATAAAGTGGAATCATTGAATGACGGGGCGTTGGTGCAACACTGTGCTGTCGGCAAAGATCGTACGGGAGTGGGGTCCGCCTTATTGCTTTTGTCTTTGGGGGTTCCGCAACAAACAGTTCTGCATGATTATCTCATCACCGAGCAGACCTTGCTGCCTTTCAAGTTGAAAATCCTGGCGACCATCGAGCCACGTATCAGTGCCAAAGCTAAAGAGCGTTTTGAGTACATGATGTCGGCCCAAGAAGACTTCCTGCAAACGGCTTTACAGGAAATCACGTCTCGTTACGGCAGCTATGATGCCTTCTTCGAGCGGGAATATGCCCTGACCGCGGTAGAACGCGATCAGTGGAAAAGCCGCTTTCTGGAATAA